Sequence from the Rutidosis leptorrhynchoides isolate AG116_Rl617_1_P2 chromosome 3, CSIRO_AGI_Rlap_v1, whole genome shotgun sequence genome:
TCTCAATTGCAGCTTTCTGTATCTCAATCGGAAAGCGGCCATCCTTCAAGACCATCAAGAAGCAATTCAGTAACACGTCCATCCATTTCCACCACCCAATATACAAGCTACTCTAACAGAAACACAAATATCCTAAACACCAGTTCTGCTTCGGTTTCATCTTACATAAGACCATCAACCCCAACAACTAACCGCTCTTCAACAACCACACGATCATCCACCCCATCTACCCGTTCAACCCCATCGCGGGGCCCAACTCCTTCTAGAACCCGCCCATCTTCTACAACCACTTCCAACGATAGAACAACAAGACCCTCCCAAATTACTAGACCTTCAACTCCCAGTTCCCGACCACAAACACCCACTGTTCGAACACCTTCACGGCCATCGACTCCCACGCGTAGGAGCCTTACACCTTCTCTCTCCCCGTCCACGTCATCATTACCCTCGAGTGGACGTGGTTTATCTTCATCTTCAACACCCCGTAGTGTGGGGTCCACTTCAAGACCAAGTTCTCCTAGCCCACGTGTACGCCCGCCACCTCAGCCTATTAATCATGCTGATTACTCTCACGAAACACCACCAAATCTTCGAACAACTTTACCAGACAGGCCCTTATCTGTTGGTAGGTCCAGACCAGGTGGGTCCACTACGGTCAAGGGCAGTCAAGAGCCTTCAAACACTGGTAGTATTACAAGAAGACATTCTTCCCCCATTGTTAATAGGGGACGGATTGCAGAACCCCCATCTAGGGCCCGTCCACTTGGTAATGGCCATGTTTTGGATAATTTAGAGCCTCGAAGATCTTCTTCACATTTGCCTGAGTCAATGGCGAGAAAACCTATAATAAAGTCATCAAATTCAGATAATGGTAACGGCTTTGGGAGGAATATATCAAAGAAATCACTGGATATGGCAATTAAACATATGGTATGCATATGATTAACCTTCTCATCTGTTAGTTTCATTCTATTAAGTATTACTGGCGGGCAATTTCGACCCGTTTACTTATGAGTGGGTCGATTTAGGTTCTTTTTTATTACAATAAGTTCAGGTGAGTCGATTTAATCTTGTTTTAATCTAAAATAAATACGTCTATTGAACAAGCTTATCTGAAATATGTATCGGTTGATTAAATTCTTTATACTAAAAGGATTATTGTTCAAATGGATAGAAGTGACCTAGTGTTCTTGTTAATGGATATATTGCCGGCTACTGTTGTATGTAAATTGCCGGCTACCGTTGTATGTAAATTGCtgcattttgatattttaagactACTTATGTAAatttatgtaaacaaaagtttattATTCTTTGTATAAGAAAATAGATGAAAATATGTTTACGGGCCGATCCAACTATGACCAGTCTGGCCCGTCATCCAACATGCTCTGCTTACACATTGTTTTGCCATATATTACTAACGAGGTAGGAAGCCCGCTCGTTGCGGCGGgggtaatatattttttttttctaaagtaAAAAAGGATATTTTCTTACTATATTTAAAATAGTGGGTGATGATGTCAGCATTACGTCATCGATCGTCGACGGTTCATTTGCCTCTTAGCCAATGAGATGGTGTAATGccgttttatgttttagtattgtttgtaatgtaattgtaattgtaatttactaTCACCCAACCTAACAATGGTAGTAATTGGGTCTTAATATCTCTTTGTTTTCTACAGGATATAAGAAACGGAGGTGGGCGTCCAATTTCCGGGTCAACACTTTTTCCTCAAAGCATTAGGTCGAGCAACTCGAGGACTCAACCTGGACGCACCTCAAGTGCACTAGGGTATGTAGACGGTGCAACCGGTAACGGTGTTGGCTCTGAGAACGGAAACTACAGTAACGGATATATATGGAATAGAGGTGTAACAATAGAAGATCAAAGTCCAAAATCTTCTAAACTATCATCAGAAATGGATATTTACGAGAGCTCAAGGTACGATGCAATTTTATTAAAAGAGGATTTGAAGAACACAAGCTGGTTGCATAGTGCAGATGATGACAAGAATGATGAAGGTTTATTGTTTGATCATGGATTTGAGACACTCCCGGAGCCTTTTGAACCCTTGTGACATATTTGAAGATGGTTTTTATTGAATTTCTGGTTCATATTGatttaatttaattacaagttaaagtccATTTAGCAAAACATAAGAACGTTGTAACAATAGCAGCATCAAAAAAGGTGTATTTGTGTATCATTCTCCTTTCAAAAAATTTatataatcatatcataagtttatttTCTTGGCAATCCGATGATGATGTAACTTTTTAACTTCCATTAATTATGATAACTAAACGAAGTATGGTACTGTATATAACTGGTGTCAAGATAAGCATAAAGGTCTAAGGTTTAAATTATTCAAATCTGAGTAAAAAAAACTCGCACTTGCACGGGAGAAAACTTACCAAAACCGTATAGAGTCAAATTGTGGACTAGGTAAACTACTTTAAATGGTCTATAAGTGCATTTATttataattcttttttttttttttttttgaaaggcaagtaaattttattattaaaatgaagacGGTACACGAAAAAACCTAGCAAGGAGCTAGACAATACTCACAACAACACACAACCGCAAAATTAAAGCGCACACACTCACTTATGCTCGAAACTATAGAAGGCACACAATCACGAGGACATTAGAAGCGACACGACACGACAATAAGCAAAACTATGTTTCCGAGTCCGATGACGCGCAAGAAGAGCAACATGAGCAACAACCAATATCCTCTTCCGAGTCATTCATTACATTCTCGATAAAGTATCTTTCGTGACAACGAAAGTTGTCTCGACGTCGATTACGCTTCATATTACACCTACCCCACACATGTTTAATAAAATGACTTTTGATCAAAGGAGGAGCTTTTTTTTTTAACGCGAAAACGGGCTACCACGGAATATGCCGGACAATCAATTTTTTCTGGGCTAGGGTCACCCCGTCTCTTTCATCTGAGCCCAGCTCCAGCCCAATTGGGGCCTGATTGTCCATATTAAACTCACTTGGATATTCTAGCCCAGTAAGAGATACATGCCCAGGTTTATTTTGAAAACAACACGACTTGGAATCCGGATAAAAAGGATCACGCGTGCCCATCTTTTCCTCGAAACCAGTACCTTCAACATAGGGACCAGCAACAAATGACCTCCGCGATAGGAAAATATTGGGCAACGGGTCACCAATTTTTTTGAATTCCGGGTTGCAAATCGAGGCAGGTGTGTCGTTGGACGGTGGTGAAACAGTGTCATCGCCCACATTAACCGGCTTGAACTCTCCTTCttcaacctcatcatcatcagcCGCATCGACCACATCAACAACCGGCGTGGATTCTTCATCATCAGCCACATCATCATCAACCTCTTCGCAATTCTCAATAGGTTTATCATCCAGCAAAACCTTCTTATCATCTTCACAAAGCTCACCCTCATTAACCGTTACATTACAAGAAGAAACTGGACCCATTGACGGATCATTATCACCCAGCTCAGACCCCTTGGCCGTCTCCGACTGAGACCCGCAGTCAACATTTTCGAACCCGGGACTTGTTAATTCGACCAAAGACCATGAAATCCTATCCTTGTTGAaactaaaaataaggttatgattgCTCACCGATTCCGGAAGATCAAAATCAATCCATTTACCACCGACTTTTATCTCGATACGATTTGATTTATTGGCCCCAACAAGAGAGTCAGCGAAGGATTTACCTTCCCAACAGAATGGTTTTGACGGATTAGACGAAACACGACTCCAGGGGGCATGTGGAAATTCTTCATAATCATCGACGTTTAGATTAGGATTAGGAGTACGACCAAAACCTTCGGTATTCAGGTTTGAAACACTGCCTTTATTCTGTCTGGTTATATATCTCTCGATTGCCTTGTAGGCACGAATCCACCTCCCGTTGACTTAAATGTTGTTTAAAGCTCTCGTGAAGGAATCGATGTCAGAAACGCCAACAAATCGGACATACCCGAAGCGTTGGCCACTCGATAATcttgtaacatcctgttttcttCGAATATGACTTAAGATGCGTAATTAACCTCGTGTACGTTTATtattgcatctatgatcgtttattttagtttaaggtgtgaaaatattggaaaatggtttgatcaggtCATCTGTCGCGTTTGAGTAAGTTTCATCGCGTCCTGGTgcatcgcgaaacgcgacagagtaggctggaacgcgacagctccagaaccccgttctgtcaaggttatcgcgtttgagtgtcgcgaaacgcgatcaggtgtcgcgaaacgcgacagaggTCGCTGTTTTACTTTTTTTGTCCATTttaaatggaatcttttgagggtattGATGTCTTTTCACATAGGGCCAGTTTTGGGGGAGTAAATGCTGATCCGACCTTATCTctttctcatttaattcatttccatttaaataaaaacaaagttagagagagagtgatactttaagagtgagaaagcttgTTTTAGTGAAGAGGAAGGTTGAATCTTGCCCGAACCCGAGttgtaaagttgttccttgtgtctctagctacattttggtggtcttggtaagtcttaaccttatgttttgggttttaattggtttatgactagggttttgggttaatagagacttgtatgacccatttggggttgaaatgggtgaacttgggttatgtgatgaaaggaaaccctaaatagatgtaatctagggttttggtcttgcaAAATGAAAATTTTAAGTGTCAATGGTGTTCTTAGTCACTAAAACACTTGTTAAAGGTTGAaaggaattgtaaatgggtcat
This genomic interval carries:
- the LOC139899488 gene encoding uncharacterized protein isoform X1 → MNCTSLVGAGARNHNNNNNHNSMTTGILPHRRGLQFNRNSSGENYNYNSSNNNNTDLFSRNRTSVSAAPSDELDLQARLARLSVGSAKPAKSVLDDLLASNEGGKNDYDWLLTPPGTPLFPSSDAKESQPTPVTARSRSSVRPSSISKTTSRLSVSQSESGHPSRPSRSNSVTRPSISTTQYTSYSNRNTNILNTSSASVSSYIRPSTPTTNRSSTTTRSSTPSTRSTPSRGPTPSRTRPSSTTTSNDRTTRPSQITRPSTPSSRPQTPTVRTPSRPSTPTRRSLTPSLSPSTSSLPSSGRGLSSSSTPRSVGSTSRPSSPSPRVRPPPQPINHADYSHETPPNLRTTLPDRPLSVGRSRPGGSTTVKGSQEPSNTGSITRRHSSPIVNRGRIAEPPSRARPLGNGHVLDNLEPRRSSSHLPESMARKPIIKSSNSDNGNGFGRNISKKSLDMAIKHMDIRNGGGRPISGSTLFPQSIRSSNSRTQPGRTSSALGYVDGATGNGVGSENGNYSNGYIWNRGVTIEDQSPKSSKLSSEMDIYESSRYDAILLKEDLKNTSWLHSADDDKNDEGLLFDHGFETLPEPFEPL
- the LOC139899488 gene encoding uncharacterized protein isoform X2, with translation MDMLISILSQIWLLTPPGTPLFPSSDAKESQPTPVTARSRSSVRPSSISKTTSRLSVSQSESGHPSRPSRSNSVTRPSISTTQYTSYSNRNTNILNTSSASVSSYIRPSTPTTNRSSTTTRSSTPSTRSTPSRGPTPSRTRPSSTTTSNDRTTRPSQITRPSTPSSRPQTPTVRTPSRPSTPTRRSLTPSLSPSTSSLPSSGRGLSSSSTPRSVGSTSRPSSPSPRVRPPPQPINHADYSHETPPNLRTTLPDRPLSVGRSRPGGSTTVKGSQEPSNTGSITRRHSSPIVNRGRIAEPPSRARPLGNGHVLDNLEPRRSSSHLPESMARKPIIKSSNSDNGNGFGRNISKKSLDMAIKHMDIRNGGGRPISGSTLFPQSIRSSNSRTQPGRTSSALGYVDGATGNGVGSENGNYSNGYIWNRGVTIEDQSPKSSKLSSEMDIYESSRYDAILLKEDLKNTSWLHSADDDKNDEGLLFDHGFETLPEPFEPL